Proteins encoded by one window of Arabidopsis thaliana chromosome 2, partial sequence:
- the NF-YB1 gene encoding nuclear factor Y, subunit B1 — protein sequence MADTPSSPAGDGGESGGSVREQDRYLPIANISRIMKKALPPNGKIGKDAKDTVQECVSEFISFITSEASDKCQKEKRKTVNGDDLLWAMATLGFEDYLEPLKIYLARYREVCCFDSLIMCSEILNILVKRLVAVSNIEACHDSSFTIPSIRLV from the exons ATGGCGGATACGCCTTCGAGCCCAGCTGGAGATGGCGGAGAAAGCGGCGGTTCCGTTAGGGAGCAGGATCGATACCTTCCTATAGCTAATATCAGCAGGATCATGAAGAAAGCGTTGCCTCCTAATGGTAAGATTGGAAAAGATGCTAAGGATACAGTTCAGGAATGCGTCTCTGAGTTCATCAGCTTCATCACTAGCGA GGCCAGTGATAAGtgtcaaaaagagaaaaggaaaactgTGAATGGTGATGATTTGTTGTGGGCAATGGCAACATTAGGATTTGAGGATTACCTGGAACCTCTAAAGATATACCTAGCGAGGTACAGGGAGGTATGTTGCTTTGACTCCCTAATCATGTGTTCTGAAATCCTTAATATCCTAGTCAAGAGATTAGTAGCTGTGAGTAACATCGAAGCTTGCCATGATAGCAGTTTTACAATCCCTTCAATACGTCTTGTGTAG
- the NF-YB1 gene encoding nuclear factor Y, subunit B1 (''nuclear factor Y, subunit B1'' (NF-YB1); FUNCTIONS IN: sequence-specific DNA binding transcription factor activity; INVOLVED IN: response to water deprivation, regulation of transcription, DNA-dependent; LOCATED IN: CCAAT-binding factor complex, nucleus; EXPRESSED IN: 23 plant structures; EXPRESSED DURING: 13 growth stages; CONTAINS InterPro DOMAIN/s: Transcription factor, CBFA/NFYB, DNA topoisomerase (InterPro:IPR003957), Transcription factor CBF/NF-Y/archaeal histone (InterPro:IPR003958), Histone-fold (InterPro:IPR009072), Transcription factor, NFYB/HAP3, conserved site (InterPro:IPR003956); BEST Arabidopsis thaliana protein match is: nuclear factor Y, subunit B8 (TAIR:AT2G37060.3); Has 30201 Blast hits to 17322 proteins in 780 species: Archae - 12; Bacteria - 1396; Metazoa - 17338; Fungi - 3422; Plants - 5037; Viruses - 0; Other Eukaryotes - 2996 (source: NCBI BLink).), producing MADTPSSPAGDGGESGGSVREQDRYLPIANISRIMKKALPPNGKIGKDAKDTVQECVSEFISFITSEASDKCQKEKRKTVNGDDLLWAMATLGFEDYLEPLKIYLARYRELEGDNKGSGKSGDGSNRDAGGGVSGEEMPSW from the exons ATGGCGGATACGCCTTCGAGCCCAGCTGGAGATGGCGGAGAAAGCGGCGGTTCCGTTAGGGAGCAGGATCGATACCTTCCTATAGCTAATATCAGCAGGATCATGAAGAAAGCGTTGCCTCCTAATGGTAAGATTGGAAAAGATGCTAAGGATACAGTTCAGGAATGCGTCTCTGAGTTCATCAGCTTCATCACTAGCGA GGCCAGTGATAAGtgtcaaaaagagaaaaggaaaactgTGAATGGTGATGATTTGTTGTGGGCAATGGCAACATTAGGATTTGAGGATTACCTGGAACCTCTAAAGATATACCTAGCGAGGTACAGGGAG TTGGAG GGTGATAATAAGGGATCAGGAAAGAGTGGAGATGGATCAAATAGAGATGCTGGTGGCGGTGTTTCTGGTGAAGAAATGCCG AGCTGGTAA
- the NF-YB1 gene encoding nuclear factor Y, subunit B1 (''nuclear factor Y, subunit B1'' (NF-YB1); FUNCTIONS IN: sequence-specific DNA binding transcription factor activity; INVOLVED IN: response to water deprivation, regulation of transcription, DNA-dependent; LOCATED IN: CCAAT-binding factor complex, nucleus; EXPRESSED IN: 23 plant structures; EXPRESSED DURING: 13 growth stages; CONTAINS InterPro DOMAIN/s: Transcription factor, CBFA/NFYB, DNA topoisomerase (InterPro:IPR003957), Transcription factor CBF/NF-Y/archaeal histone (InterPro:IPR003958), Histone-fold (InterPro:IPR009072), Transcription factor, NFYB/HAP3, conserved site (InterPro:IPR003956); BEST Arabidopsis thaliana protein match is: nuclear factor Y, subunit B8 (TAIR:AT2G37060.3); Has 30201 Blast hits to 17322 proteins in 780 species: Archae - 12; Bacteria - 1396; Metazoa - 17338; Fungi - 3422; Plants - 5037; Viruses - 0; Other Eukaryotes - 2996 (source: NCBI BLink).) produces MADTPSSPAGDGGESGGSVREQDRYLPIANISRIMKKALPPNGKIGKDAKDTVQECVSEFISFITSEASDKCQKEKRKTVNGDDLLWAMATLGFEDYLEPLKIYLARYRELEGDNKGSGKSGDGSNRDAGGGVSGEEMPV; encoded by the exons ATGGCGGATACGCCTTCGAGCCCAGCTGGAGATGGCGGAGAAAGCGGCGGTTCCGTTAGGGAGCAGGATCGATACCTTCCTATAGCTAATATCAGCAGGATCATGAAGAAAGCGTTGCCTCCTAATGGTAAGATTGGAAAAGATGCTAAGGATACAGTTCAGGAATGCGTCTCTGAGTTCATCAGCTTCATCACTAGCGA GGCCAGTGATAAGtgtcaaaaagagaaaaggaaaactgTGAATGGTGATGATTTGTTGTGGGCAATGGCAACATTAGGATTTGAGGATTACCTGGAACCTCTAAAGATATACCTAGCGAGGTACAGGGAG TTGGAG GGTGATAATAAGGGATCAGGAAAGAGTGGAGATGGATCAAATAGAGATGCTGGTGGCGGTGTTTCTGGTGAAGAAATGCCGGTATGA
- the NF-YB1 gene encoding nuclear factor Y, subunit B1 (''nuclear factor Y, subunit B1'' (NF-YB1); CONTAINS InterPro DOMAIN/s: Transcription factor, CBFA/NFYB, DNA topoisomerase (InterPro:IPR003957), Transcription factor CBF/NF-Y/archaeal histone (InterPro:IPR003958), Histone-fold (InterPro:IPR009072), Transcription factor, NFYB/HAP3, conserved site (InterPro:IPR003956); BEST Arabidopsis thaliana protein match is: nuclear factor Y, subunit B8 (TAIR:AT2G37060.3).) has translation MADTPSSPAGDGGESGGSVREQDRYLPIANISRIMKKALPPNGKIGKDAKDTVQECVSEFISFITSEASDKCQKEKRKTVNGDDLLWAMATLGFEDYLEPLKIYLARYREGDNKGSGKSGDGSNRDAGGGVSGEEMPSW, from the exons ATGGCGGATACGCCTTCGAGCCCAGCTGGAGATGGCGGAGAAAGCGGCGGTTCCGTTAGGGAGCAGGATCGATACCTTCCTATAGCTAATATCAGCAGGATCATGAAGAAAGCGTTGCCTCCTAATGGTAAGATTGGAAAAGATGCTAAGGATACAGTTCAGGAATGCGTCTCTGAGTTCATCAGCTTCATCACTAGCGA GGCCAGTGATAAGtgtcaaaaagagaaaaggaaaactgTGAATGGTGATGATTTGTTGTGGGCAATGGCAACATTAGGATTTGAGGATTACCTGGAACCTCTAAAGATATACCTAGCGAGGTACAGGGAG GGTGATAATAAGGGATCAGGAAAGAGTGGAGATGGATCAAATAGAGATGCTGGTGGCGGTGTTTCTGGTGAAGAAATGCCG AGCTGGTAA
- the NF-YB1 gene encoding nuclear factor Y, subunit B1 (''nuclear factor Y, subunit B1'' (NF-YB1); FUNCTIONS IN: sequence-specific DNA binding transcription factor activity; INVOLVED IN: response to water deprivation, regulation of transcription, DNA-dependent; LOCATED IN: CCAAT-binding factor complex, nucleus; EXPRESSED IN: 23 plant structures; EXPRESSED DURING: 13 growth stages; CONTAINS InterPro DOMAIN/s: Transcription factor, CBFA/NFYB, DNA topoisomerase (InterPro:IPR003957), Transcription factor CBF/NF-Y/archaeal histone (InterPro:IPR003958), Histone-fold (InterPro:IPR009072), Transcription factor, NFYB/HAP3, conserved site (InterPro:IPR003956); BEST Arabidopsis thaliana protein match is: nuclear factor Y, subunit B3 (TAIR:AT4G14540.1); Has 35333 Blast hits to 34131 proteins in 2444 species: Archae - 798; Bacteria - 22429; Metazoa - 974; Fungi - 991; Plants - 531; Viruses - 0; Other Eukaryotes - 9610 (source: NCBI BLink).) yields the protein MADTPSSPAGDGGESGGSVREQDRYLPIANISRIMKKALPPNGKIGKDAKDTVQECVSEFISFITSEASDKCQKEKRKTVNGDDLLWAMATLGFEDYLEPLKIYLARYREVW from the exons ATGGCGGATACGCCTTCGAGCCCAGCTGGAGATGGCGGAGAAAGCGGCGGTTCCGTTAGGGAGCAGGATCGATACCTTCCTATAGCTAATATCAGCAGGATCATGAAGAAAGCGTTGCCTCCTAATGGTAAGATTGGAAAAGATGCTAAGGATACAGTTCAGGAATGCGTCTCTGAGTTCATCAGCTTCATCACTAGCGA GGCCAGTGATAAGtgtcaaaaagagaaaaggaaaactgTGAATGGTGATGATTTGTTGTGGGCAATGGCAACATTAGGATTTGAGGATTACCTGGAACCTCTAAAGATATACCTAGCGAGGTACAGGGAGGTAT GGTGA
- the NF-YB1 gene encoding nuclear factor Y, subunit B1 (''nuclear factor Y, subunit B1'' (NF-YB1); CONTAINS InterPro DOMAIN/s: Transcription factor, CBFA/NFYB, DNA topoisomerase (InterPro:IPR003957), Histone-fold (InterPro:IPR009072), Transcription factor CBF/NF-Y/archaeal histone (InterPro:IPR003958), Transcription factor, NFYB/HAP3, conserved site (InterPro:IPR003956); BEST Arabidopsis thaliana protein match is: nuclear factor Y, subunit B8 (TAIR:AT2G37060.3).) — protein MADTPSSPAGDGGESGGSVREQDRYLPIANISRIMKKALPPNGKIGKDAKDTVQECVSEFISFITSEASDKCQKEKRKTVNGDDLLWAMATLGFEDYLEPLKIYLARYREVFETNSVLFIPWDWLLTHHLLMQLEGDNKGSGKSGDGSNRDAGGGVSGEEMPSW, from the exons ATGGCGGATACGCCTTCGAGCCCAGCTGGAGATGGCGGAGAAAGCGGCGGTTCCGTTAGGGAGCAGGATCGATACCTTCCTATAGCTAATATCAGCAGGATCATGAAGAAAGCGTTGCCTCCTAATGGTAAGATTGGAAAAGATGCTAAGGATACAGTTCAGGAATGCGTCTCTGAGTTCATCAGCTTCATCACTAGCGA GGCCAGTGATAAGtgtcaaaaagagaaaaggaaaactgTGAATGGTGATGATTTGTTGTGGGCAATGGCAACATTAGGATTTGAGGATTACCTGGAACCTCTAAAGATATACCTAGCGAGGTACAGGGAGGTAT TTGAGACTAATTCGGTTCTTTTCATTCCCTGGGATTGGTTGCTGACACACCACCTGCTGATGCAGTTGGAG GGTGATAATAAGGGATCAGGAAAGAGTGGAGATGGATCAAATAGAGATGCTGGTGGCGGTGTTTCTGGTGAAGAAATGCCG AGCTGGTAA